CGCCCAGTTCCGCCAGCACCCCGGCCCGCGCCAGCTTGTGCCGCACGCGCGCATTGGCCTCGGCCAGTACCACCGCCACGCCGCGCCGGCGCAGCGTGCGGATCACGGCTTCCAGCGTCTGCAAGCCGGTCATGTCGATGAACGGCACCCGGCCCAGGCGGATCAGCAGCACGCGCGGCTCGGTATGGGTGTGCACCAGCGCCTGCTCGCAGGCCTCGACCGCGCCGAAGAAGAACGGGCCGTCGATGGCGTAGACCAGCACGCCCGGCGGGATGCGGGCAGCCAGAGGATCGGCCGCGCCCGCTTCGAAGCTCAGCTCGCGCTCGATGCCCGTCGCGTCCTGGCGCGTCACTTCCACCGACGCCGACATGCGCCGCAGGAACTGCAGCATGGCCAGGATCACGCCGATATTGACCGCGACCACCAGGTCGGTCAGCACGGTCAGCGTGAAGGTGATCAGCAGGATGACCACGTCGGCGCGCGGCGCGCGCCGCACCATGCGCGCAAACTGGCGCGCCTCGCTCATGTTCCACGCCACCACGAACAGTATCGCCGCGAGCGTAGCCAGCGGCACGCTCGCCGCCAGCGGTGCCAGGAACAGCAGCACCAGCACCAGCGTCAGCGCATGGGTGATGCCGGCCAGCGGGCTGTTGCCGCCGTTGCGGATATTGGTGGCGGTGCGGGCGATGGCGCCGGTCGCGGCAAACCCGCCAAACAGCGGCGCCAGGATATTGGCGATGCCCTGCCCCACCAGTTCCTGGTTGGAATCGTGCCGGGTGCCGGCCATGCCGTCGGCCACCACCGCGGACAGCAGCGATTCGATCGCGCCCAGCATGGCGATGGTGAAGGCGGGCCCCGCCAGTTCGATCAGGCGCGCCAGCGTGACTTCCGGCAACGCCGGCACCGGCAACCCGCGCGGCAGGCCGCCGAAGGCGCTGCCGATGGTGGCTACGCCATCGAAGCGGAACAACGCCTGCACCGCGGTCGCCACCACCAGCGCCACCAGCGGGCCGGGAATGCGGTGCAGCCAGCGGATCCGCGGCGCACCCAGCACCAGCAACAGGCTCCCCAGCGCCAGCGCGGTGGTGGCCGCGTGCCACTGTGGCAGCGCCTGCAGCAGGTGCCACAGCTTTTCATGGAAGTGGGTGCCGGCTACCGGCGGCAGCCCGAAGAAGTCGCGCCATTGCCCGACAAAGATGATCACGCCAATGCCAGCAGTAAAGCCGACGATCACCGGCGCGGGAATGTAGCGGATCACGCCGCCCAGCCGCGCCAGGCCCAGCGCCAGCAGGATCAGCCCGGCCATCAGCGTGGCGAGTTGCAGCCCGCCAATGCCATGGCGCGCGGTGATGGCGGACAGGACCACGATGAACGCGCCGGTGGGGCCGGCAATCTGCAGCCGGCTGCCGCCGAACAGCGACACCGCCAGCCCGGCGACGATGGCCGTGTACAGCCCTTGCTCGGGCTTGGCGCCGGATGCGATCGCAAACGCCATCGCCAGCGGCAGCGCCACCACGCCCACGATCACGCCCGACACCAGGTTGGGCAGCCAGTTGCCGCGGCGGAACAGCCCGGCCTGCCATGCTTCGCGCAGCGCGAT
This genomic window from Cupriavidus sp. P-10 contains:
- a CDS encoding SulP family inorganic anion transporter, yielding MIALREAWQAGLFRRGNWLPNLVSGVIVGVVALPLAMAFAIASGAKPEQGLYTAIVAGLAVSLFGGSRLQIAGPTGAFIVVLSAITARHGIGGLQLATLMAGLILLALGLARLGGVIRYIPAPVIVGFTAGIGVIIFVGQWRDFFGLPPVAGTHFHEKLWHLLQALPQWHAATTALALGSLLLVLGAPRIRWLHRIPGPLVALVVATAVQALFRFDGVATIGSAFGGLPRGLPVPALPEVTLARLIELAGPAFTIAMLGAIESLLSAVVADGMAGTRHDSNQELVGQGIANILAPLFGGFAATGAIARTATNIRNGGNSPLAGITHALTLVLVLLFLAPLAASVPLATLAAILFVVAWNMSEARQFARMVRRAPRADVVILLITFTLTVLTDLVVAVNIGVILAMLQFLRRMSASVEVTRQDATGIERELSFEAGAADPLAARIPPGVLVYAIDGPFFFGAVEACEQALVHTHTEPRVLLIRLGRVPFIDMTGLQTLEAVIRTLRRRGVAVVLAEANARVRHKLARAGVLAELGEENYADALAQAVQRCGVLAGEGGVERDRGDTGAPR